The following proteins are co-located in the Vigna angularis cultivar LongXiaoDou No.4 chromosome 2, ASM1680809v1, whole genome shotgun sequence genome:
- the LOC108347996 gene encoding inorganic phosphate transporter 1-4, protein MAKEQIEVLNALDVAKTQWYHFTAIVIAGMGFFTDAYDLFCISLVTKLLGRIYYHVDGAPKPGTLPPNVAAAVNGVAFCGTLSGQLFFGWLGDKMGRKRVYGMTLMMMVICSVGSGLSFGHSAKSVMATLCFFRFWLGFGIGGDYPLSATIMSEYSNKKTRGAFIAAVFAMQGFGILAGGIFAIIVSAAFNSRYTAPAYEVDPAGSTVVQADYIWRIIVMVGALPAALTYYWRMKMPETARYTALVAKNMKQAAADMSKVLQVEIQAEPQSEDPAKPKPYGLFSKEFLTRHGLHLLGTSSTWFLLDIAFYSQNLFQKDIFSAIGWIPPAKTMNAIEEVYKIARAQTLIALCSTVPGYWFTVAFIDRIGRFAIQLMGFFFMTVFMFALAIPYDHWTHKDNRIGFVVMYSLTFFFANFGPNATTFVVPAEIFPARFRSTCHGISSASGKLGAIVGSFGFLYLAQNKDKSKADAGYPAGIGVKNSLIVLGVVNVLGFFCTFLVPEAKGRSLEEMSGENEEDVGTGEESEQSHSHNNNKTVPYV, encoded by the coding sequence ATGGCAAAGGAGCAAATTGAGGTGCTAAATGCGCTTGATGTTGCAAAAACGCAATGGTATCATTTCACAGCAATCGTCATCGCTGGAATGGGCTTCTTCACCGATGCATATGATCTATTCTGCATATCCCTTGTAACAAAGTTGCTTGGCCGCATATATTACCATGTCGACGGTGCACCAAAGCCCGGTACATTGCCTCCCAATGTTGCAGCTGCAGTAAATGGTGTGGCTTTCTGTGGAACACTTTCAGGTCAGCTTTTCTTTGGTTGGCTTGGTGATAAGATGGGAAGGAAAAGAGTCTATGGCATGACtctgatgatgatggtgatatGTTCCGTCGGTTCCGGCCTTTCATTCGGTCATAGTGCAAAATCTGTAATGGCAACTCTCTGTTTCTTCCGGTTCTGGCTTGGATTTGGCATTGGTGGAGACTATCCACTTTCTGCTACCATAATGTCTGAGTATTCTAACAAGAAGACTCGCGGGGCCTTCATTGCTGCAGTGTTTGCCATGCAGGGTTTTGGCATTTTGGCAGGTGGTATATTTGCAATTATAGTTTCAGCTGCATTCAATAGCAGGTATACTGCTCCAGCATATGAGGTTGATCCAGCCGGGTCAACAGTCGTACAAGCAGACTACATTTGGAGGATAATTGTGATGGTCGGAGCACTCCCAGCGGCATTGACTTACTACTGGCGGATGAAGATGCCGGAAACTGCCCGTTATACTGCTCTAGTAGCCAAGAACATGAAGCAGGCAGCAGCAGATATGTCTAAGGTTCTGCAGGTTGAGATTCAAGCTGAACCACAGAGTGAAGATCCGGCAAAGCCCAAGCCATATGGCTTGTTCTCAAAGGAGTTCCTCACTCGTCATGGACTGCATCTGCTTGGTACATCAAGCACTTGGTTCTTACTTGATATTGCATTTTACAGTCAAAATCTTTTCCAGAAGGACATCTTCAGTGCAATTGGTTGGATACCTCCAGCCAAAACCATGAATGCTATTGAGGAGGTTTACAAAATTGCAAGGGCTCAAACACTCATTGCTCTGTGCAGTACAGTTCCTGGCTACTGGTTCACGGTGGCTTTCATTGACAGGATAGGAAGATTTGCTATTCAATTGATGGGCTTCTTCTTCATGACTGTCTTCATGTTTGCTCTTGCCATCCCCTATGACCACTGGACTCATAAGGATAACCGGATAGGATTTGTGGTGATGTATTCATTGACCTTTTTCTTTGCAAACTTTGGGCCCAATGCTACCACGTTTGTGGTGCCAGCAGAGATTTTCCCTGCTAGATTCCGAAGTACTTGTCATGGAATTTCATCAGCATCTGGAAAGCTTGGGGCTATAGTTGGTTCCTTTGGATTCTTGTACTTGGCACAAAACAAGGACAAAAGCAAAGCTGATGCAGGGTACCCTGCAGGGATTGGTGTAAAGAATTCACTTATAGTCTTAGGTGTAGTTAACGTTCTTGGCTTCTTCTGCACTTTCTTGGTTCCTGAGGCAAAGGGAAGGTCGTTGGAGGAGATGTCTGGTGAGAATGAAGAGGATGTTGGGACCGGTGAAGAATCAGAACAATCACATTctcacaacaacaacaaaactgtTCCGTATGTTTAG
- the LOC108347994 gene encoding actin-depolymerizing factor: MSFRGLSRPNASSGMGVADHSKTTFMELKQKKVHRYVIFKVDEKKREVVVEKTGGPAESYDDFAASLPENDCRYAVFDFDFVTSENCQKSKIFFIAWSPSTSRIRAKMLYATTKDRLRRELDGVHYEIQATDPTEMDLEVLRERAH; encoded by the exons atgtcTTTCAGAGGCCTAAGCAGG CCAAATGCTTCATCAGGCATGGGTGTTGCTGATCACAGCAAAACCACCTTCATGGAACTGAAGCAGAAGAAGGTCCATCGCTATGTGATCTTTAAGGTTGATGAGAAGAAAAGGGAGGTTGTGGTTGAGAAGACCGGTGGCCCCGCTGAGAGCTATGATGATTTCGCTGCATCTTTGCCTGAGAATGATTGCAGATATGCTGTCTTTGACTTCGATTTCGTCACTTCTGAGAATTGTCAAAAGAGCAAAATCTTCTTCATTGCATG GTCCCCTTCAACTTCTCGGATTCGTGCCAAGATGCTCTACGCCACAACTAAAGACAGGTTAAGACGTGAGCTAGATGGTGTTCATTATGAAATCCAGGCTACTGACCCCACTGAAATGGATCTTGAAGTGCTGAGAGAGCGTGCACATTGA
- the LOC128195419 gene encoding inorganic phosphate transporter 1-4-like has translation MAKEQIEVLNALDVAKTQWYHFTAIVIAGMGFFTDAYDLFCISLVTKLLGRIYYHVDGAPKPGTLPPNVAAAVNGVAFCGTLSGQLFFGWLGDKMGRKRVYGMTLMMMVICSVGSGLSFGHSAKSVMATLCFFRFWLGFGIGGDYPLSATIMSEYSNKKTRGAFIAAVFAMQGFGILAGGIFAIIVSAAFNSRYTAPAYEVDPAGSTVVQADYIWRIIVMVGALPAALTYYWRMKMPETARYTALVAKNMKQAAADMSKVLQVEIQAEPQSEDPAKPKPYGLFSKEFLTRHGLHLLGTSSTWFLLDIAFYSQNLFQKDIFSAIGWIPPAKTMNAIEEVYKIARAQTLIALCSTVPGYWFTVAFIDRIGRFAIQLMGFFFMTVFMFALAIPYDHWTHKDNRIGFVVMYSLTFFFANFGPNATTFVVPAEIFPARFRSTCHGISSASGKLGAIVGSFGFLYLAQNKDKSKADAGYPAGIGVKNSLIVLGVVNVLGFFCTFLVPEAKGRSLEEMSGENEEDVGTGEESEQSHSHNNNKTVPYV, from the coding sequence ATGGCAAAGGAGCAAATTGAGGTGCTAAATGCGCTTGATGTTGCAAAAACGCAATGGTATCATTTCACAGCAATCGTCATCGCTGGAATGGGCTTTTTCACCGATGCATATGATCTATTCTGCATATCCCTTGTAACAAAGTTGCTTGGCCGCATATATTACCATGTCGACGGTGCACCAAAGCCCGGTACATTGCCTCCCAATGTTGCAGCTGCAGTAAATGGTGTGGCTTTCTGTGGAACACTTTCAGGTCAGCTTTTCTTTGGTTGGCTTGGTGATAAGATGGGAAGGAAAAGAGTCTATGGCATGACtctgatgatgatggtgatatGTTCCGTCGGTTCCGGCCTTTCATTCGGTCATAGTGCAAAATCTGTAATGGCAACTCTCTGTTTCTTCCGGTTCTGGCTTGGATTTGGCATTGGTGGAGACTATCCACTTTCTGCTACCATAATGTCTGAGTATTCTAACAAGAAGACTCGCGGGGCCTTCATTGCTGCAGTGTTTGCCATGCAGGGTTTTGGCATTTTGGCAGGTGGTATATTTGCAATTATAGTTTCAGCTGCATTCAATAGCAGGTATACTGCTCCAGCATATGAGGTTGATCCAGCCGGGTCAACAGTCGTACAAGCAGACTACATTTGGAGGATAATTGTGATGGTCGGAGCACTCCCAGCGGCATTGACTTACTACTGGCGGATGAAGATGCCGGAAACTGCCCGTTATACTGCTCTAGTAGCCAAGAACATGAAGCAGGCAGCAGCAGATATGTCTAAGGTTCTGCAGGTTGAGATTCAAGCTGAACCACAGAGTGAAGATCCGGCAAAGCCCAAGCCATATGGCTTGTTCTCAAAGGAGTTCCTCACTCGTCATGGACTGCATCTGCTTGGTACATCAAGCACTTGGTTCTTACTTGATATTGCATTTTACAGTCAAAATCTTTTCCAGAAGGACATCTTCAGTGCAATTGGTTGGATACCTCCAGCCAAAACCATGAATGCTATTGAGGAGGTTTACAAAATTGCAAGGGCTCAAACACTCATTGCTCTGTGCAGTACAGTTCCTGGCTACTGGTTCACGGTGGCTTTCATTGACAGGATAGGAAGATTTGCTATTCAATTGATGGGCTTCTTCTTCATGACTGTCTTCATGTTTGCTCTTGCCATCCCCTATGACCACTGGACTCATAAGGATAACCGGATAGGATTTGTGGTGATGTATTCATTGACCTTTTTCTTTGCAAACTTTGGGCCCAATGCTACCACGTTTGTGGTGCCAGCAGAGATTTTCCCTGCTAGATTCCGAAGTACTTGTCATGGAATTTCATCAGCATCTGGAAAGCTTGGGGCTATAGTTGGTTCCTTTGGATTCTTGTACTTGGCACAAAACAAGGACAAAAGCAAAGCTGATGCAGGGTACCCTGCAGGGATTGGTGTAAAGAATTCACTTATAGTCTTAGGTGTAGTTAACGTTCTTGGCTTCTTCTGCACTTTCTTGGTTCCTGAGGCAAAGGGAAGGTCGTTGGAGGAGATGTCTGGTGAGAATGAAGAGGATGTTGGGACCGGTGAAGAATCAGAACAATCACATTctcacaacaacaacaaaactgtTCCGTATGTTTAG